From Campylobacter pinnipediorum subsp. caledonicus:
TTTTGTAACAGCATCTTGATTTAGATCGTTCATATGGGTATTCATAACCTTTTGATACATATCAACCATTCTTTGAGTTTCTATAAGCCCGACCATCTCCGTGACTGGATTTACATTTGACATCTGAGTATATCCTTGCAAGAGACTACCGGCATCATCTACATCTCTTAACTCATCTAAATTTTTCAGTTCAAACAAATTAGCCCCAATTTTTTCTAAGTTTCTAATCTCTTTTGGTTGTGCGATAAAAAACTTAGCAAAAGCCTTACTGTTTGAGTATAAATTTCCATTTTTGTCAGATGTTATTCGTGTCCCCTGAGGTGTTTGAATACCTCTTTCATTTTGTTCTTGATAATTACTAGGTAAAACACGAAAACCATCTTTATTTACTATAAAACCCTCACTATCTAGTGTAAAGGCTCCATTTTTTGTCAATTTAGCACCATTTGGAGTTTGAACTAAAAAAAACAAATCCTCTCTTTTTAAAGCAAAATCAAATGTATTTAGGCTATGTTTTAATCCACCTGAGCTAAAATCAGTATATTGCTCACTTACCTGAGGAACTCTATCAATAGTTCGATTTAGATACTTTGCGGCATCCCTTGTATGATTTTTTAGTGGTAATTCATCTTGAGTTTGTTTAAAAATTCTTTCAAAATCACCTATAACAACATCATCTCTTTTAAAACCTATTGTATTTACATTTGCTAGATTATTTGATATTACATTTAATCTATTAAATTGTGCAACCATCGCTCCGGTTGCCTGATAATAACCATTTTGCATGTTTGTCCTAAATCCAAAATAATATTTAAAAATCAGCTAAAGCAAATAACGTTCCATATTTAAATTTATATACTTTTAATAAAATTTCGGTATAATCCATAACTTTTTATCATATAAATTAATGATATTTAACCAGTGAAATACTAGAAAGGAATTTAATGAGTTCTGCAAAAGAGGCATTTTCACAAATAGAAGAGCTTTTTGCCGAAAACGCAAAAGGTTTTATAACTTATGAAAAACTTGTAAAATTATTTGACAAAGCACCAACAGCTACTATAGTTAAGAAAATAGAAGCTTTAATGAACAAAAACAAAACTCAACTTTTAACAGCAGCTGAAGTTGCTAAAATGAAAAATTTAGCAGATGCTAAAAAGAGAAAAAAAGAGGCTGAAGAAGCTCAAGAAGAAAATATAGATGATGATTTTGATCTAGCTAATGACTCAGACTATCTTGAATGGTCAAGGTCTGATAGCCCTGTAAGAATGTATCTTAGAGAGATGGGTCAAATATCTCTTTTAACCAAAGATGAAGAGGTAGAAATAAGCAAAAAGATAGAACTTGGGGAAGATATTATCATAGATGCTTTTTGTTCTGTCCCGTTTTTGATTGATTTTATACTTGATTATAAAGAGCCACTTATAAATAGAGAGCGTCGTGTAAAAGAGCTATTTAAAAGCTTTGAAGAAGATAGTGATAGTGATGATGACAACGATGATGACAACGATGATGATTCAAGTGATTTAGATGATAACAATAGTGAAACCCCAGCATCTAAAAAAGTTGCAAAAAACGACAAAAGAGCATTAAAAGTAATAGAAAGTTTTAAGGCATTAGAAAAAGCAAAAAAAGAGTGGTTAAAAACTGCAAATAAACAAGGTGAAATAGACAAAGATGATATATTTGCAAATATAAATATAGCTTTTAAAAAGAAAATTTTAAAAGATAAACTTATGGATCTAGGTCCAACAAGCAAACTTATAAGCGAAATAGTAAAATCAATGGAAACTGCGCTAAAAAGCGATGATGAATTTGATAGAGAGCTTAAGCGTTTAGAATATCGTCTTCCTATGTTTAGCGATGAGCTTAAGAAAAATCACAAAGGAATTTTAAAAGATATCTTAAAACTCAGCAAAGATGACATAATAGCAAGAGTTCCTGAAGCTACTATGGTTTCTACCTATGTTGAGATCAAAAAACTTTTCCAAACAAAAGAGGCCAGTAAACAAGGGTTTAACCTAGAACCAGCAAAATTAAAATCAGTCTTAGAGCAAATAAAGCGTGGTAAAAAGATATCTGATGAGGCAAAAACAAGAATGGCTAAATCAAACCTAAGACTTGTTGTAAGTATTGCAAAAAGATATACAAATCGTGGATTGCCATTTTTGGATTTGATTCAAGAGGGAAATATAGGCCTTATGAAAGCTGTTGATAAGTTTGAATATAGAAAAGGCTATAAATTTTCAACATATGCAACTTGGTGGATAAGACAGGCTATAAGTAGAGCAATAGCCGATCAAGCAAGAACAATAAGAATACCTATCCATATGATAGAAACTATAAATCGTATAAATAAAATCAACAGAAAATACCTACAAGAAGAAGGCAAAGAACCTGATGTAAGCGTTATCGCAAAAGAGGTAGGGCTTAGTGTAGATAAAGTGAAACAAGTTATAAAAATAACAAAAGAGCCTATCAGTCTTGAAGCACCTATTGCAAATGAAGATGATGGTAAATTCGGGGATTTTGTTGAGGATAAAAACTCATTAAGCCCAATGGAACATATCCTTAAAAATGACCTTAGAGAACAAATAGATGATGTTTTATCTCAACTTAACGATAGAGAAAAAGCTGTTATTTGTATGAGATTTGGACTTTTAGATGATGAAAGTGATAGAACGCTTGAAGAGATAGGAAAAGCTTTAAATGTAACAAGAGAGAGAGTTCGTCAGATAGAAAGCTCAGCTATAAAAAAACTAAAACATCCTAAAGTTGGAAGAAAACTCAAAAACTATATAGAGGGTTGAAAAGTATTTTTTTAAGTTTTTTTAGTTACAATTATAAAAAGCACAGTAAGTGGTCGCTTGAAAAAGAGGAAAGTCCGAGCTACAATAAGACAGAGTTCCATCTAACGGATGGCTAGGGTGACCTAAGGGAAAGTGTAACAGAAAGCAAACTACCTTATTTTATAAGGTAAAGGTGAAACGGTGGGGTAAGAGCCCACCAGCACTCTTGGAAACTAGAGTGGCTAGATAAACCCAACTCGTAGCAAGAATGGGCGGTTTTAGTCTTATAATTAAACCATTCGCTAAAATTTGTATGTAAATGCAAATTTAGATAAATGACCACTCACGACAGAACTCGGCTTATCGCTGTGCTTTTTACAAATCATATCTTGGTGTAAATTTCAATGAAAATTATATTAGCCCCAAATAATTTTTTAGATGACTATGTTTTAGGAACTGAGCTATCAAAAAATGCAAATATATCATCCA
This genomic window contains:
- a CDS encoding flagellar hook-basal body protein, which produces MQNGYYQATGAMVAQFNRLNVISNNLANVNTIGFKRDDVVIGDFERIFKQTQDELPLKNHTRDAAKYLNRTIDRVPQVSEQYTDFSSGGLKHSLNTFDFALKREDLFFLVQTPNGAKLTKNGAFTLDSEGFIVNKDGFRVLPSNYQEQNERGIQTPQGTRITSDKNGNLYSNSKAFAKFFIAQPKEIRNLEKIGANLFELKNLDELRDVDDAGSLLQGYTQMSNVNPVTEMVGLIETQRMVDMYQKVMNTHMNDLNQDAVTKLGAVKA
- the rpoD gene encoding RNA polymerase sigma factor RpoD, with amino-acid sequence MSSAKEAFSQIEELFAENAKGFITYEKLVKLFDKAPTATIVKKIEALMNKNKTQLLTAAEVAKMKNLADAKKRKKEAEEAQEENIDDDFDLANDSDYLEWSRSDSPVRMYLREMGQISLLTKDEEVEISKKIELGEDIIIDAFCSVPFLIDFILDYKEPLINRERRVKELFKSFEEDSDSDDDNDDDNDDDSSDLDDNNSETPASKKVAKNDKRALKVIESFKALEKAKKEWLKTANKQGEIDKDDIFANINIAFKKKILKDKLMDLGPTSKLISEIVKSMETALKSDDEFDRELKRLEYRLPMFSDELKKNHKGILKDILKLSKDDIIARVPEATMVSTYVEIKKLFQTKEASKQGFNLEPAKLKSVLEQIKRGKKISDEAKTRMAKSNLRLVVSIAKRYTNRGLPFLDLIQEGNIGLMKAVDKFEYRKGYKFSTYATWWIRQAISRAIADQARTIRIPIHMIETINRINKINRKYLQEEGKEPDVSVIAKEVGLSVDKVKQVIKITKEPISLEAPIANEDDGKFGDFVEDKNSLSPMEHILKNDLREQIDDVLSQLNDREKAVICMRFGLLDDESDRTLEEIGKALNVTRERVRQIESSAIKKLKHPKVGRKLKNYIEG